GCTGCCGGCTGGGCGCGCCAGGTGCGCGAGCTCGGACTGCGGGCGGCGGAGCGACTGGAGGCGCTGGCGGGGGGCGCGGGCGGAGCCGCCCCGACGCTCATCGCCTTCCCCGAGGACGTGGCCACGGGGCTGGTCGGCCTCCTTCCCGGTTTCGACGAGCTGGCCAGCCGGGCGGCGGCGGCGCTCGAGGGCGGCGGCGCCGCCGAGGGGGCGCCGCGCGTCGCCGACGTCTTCGCCGCCGTCGGGCCGGCGGCGGAGGAGCTCTACCGGGCCGTCTTCGCCGCCCTGGCGCGCGAGACGGGCGCCTGGGTGGCGGCGGGCAGCGCCAACCTGCCCGCGCCCGACGGCTGCGTCTACAACGTCGCCCACCTTTTCGCCCCGGACGGCCGCCTCGTGGGGCGGCAAGCCAAGAGCCACCTCCTGCCGCTGGAGGCCGCCTGGGGCCTGATGCCGGGACGGGAGCTGGAGGTCTGGGAGCTGCCCTGGGGACGGCTGGCCCAGCCGGTCTGCATGGACGCCACCTACTTCGAGACCTTCCGCATCGCCCGCGGCCTGGGCGCCGACGTGGTCGTCATCCCCAGCGCCAATCCCGAACGGCCGTACAACGAGTGGACGGCTACCAGGGGGATCTGGCCGCGGGTGCAGGAGAGCCAGGTCTACGGAATCCAGGCCTCGCTGGTGGGCGACTTCCTGGGCGTGGGGCTGAGCGGCAAGAGCGGCCTCTTCGCGCCGCTGGCGCTCTCGCCGCGGGGCGACGGCGTACTGGCGCGGTTGGAGGACCCCTACGGCGAGGGGGTGGCGGCGGCGGTGTTCGACCTGGAGGCGCTGGACGAGTTCCGCGCGCGCCACCCGCTGGCCGGGCGGCTCAACCGCCCCGTGCTGGAGCGGCTCCTGGAGGCGTACAGCCGGCTTGGCTGAGCGGTTCGACGGGGAGGCTGCCCGGGCCCCCGGGGAGGCCGAGGGGATGGAGGCTCGGCGTCGGCTGGCCGCCCTCCTCGAGAAGGCTCCGCGCTTCGCACCCGTCCCCGGCCTGGAGAGCATGAGTCGCCTGGCGGCGGCGTTGGGCCGTCCCGAGCGCCGGCTCCGGGTCATCCACCTGGCCGGCACCAACGGCAAGGGTTCCACCGCCGCCATGCTGGCCTCCATCCTGGCGGCGGCGGGCCGCCGCGTGGCGCTCTTCACCTCGCCCCACCTGGTGGCGTGGGAGGAGCGCCTCCGCCTGGACGGCCAGCCGGTCGGCCCCGGCGAGCTGCTCCAGGCGCTGGAGCGGGTGCTGGCGGCGGACGCGGCGACCGCGGCCGCGGGCGAGAGCCCCCTCCTCCAGTCCGAGCTCCTGACGGCAGCCGCCTGGTGGCTGGCGGAGCGCCGGGGCGCCGACTGGCTGGTGCAGGAGACGGGGCTGGGCGGCCGCTACGACCCCACCAACGCGGTCGAGGCGCCGAGGGCCGTGGTCTGGACGCCCGTCCACCTCGACCATACCCGCCTCCTGGGCCGCTCCATCGCGCGCATCGCCGCCGACAAGGCCGGCATCGCCAAGGCCGGTGCCGTGGCGGTCAGCGCCCGCCAGAAGCCGGCGGCGCGGGCGGCGCTGGAGGCGGCGACGGCCGTCGTCGGCGGGCGGCTGCGCCTGCTGGGAAGGGACTTCCGCCTCGGGCGGGTGCGGCTCCTGGACGGCCTCGCGCCCGGCGACCGCCTGGGCGGCGTCGCCTTCGACTACCGCGGACCCTCCTGGCGGCTGGAAGAGCTCCGCCTCCCGCTGCCCGGCTTCCATCAGGCGGA
This portion of the Bacillota bacterium genome encodes:
- a CDS encoding nitrilase produces the protein MSGAEAEREGGELLPLPGDARLFRLAPGVAEAALAEAGFGAARAADVEAAGAGQGGGARDRGARRGRLRAAAVQMELRLHRRAAGWARQVRELGLRAAERLEALAGGAGGAAPTLIAFPEDVATGLVGLLPGFDELASRAAAALEGGGAAEGAPRVADVFAAVGPAAEELYRAVFAALARETGAWVAAGSANLPAPDGCVYNVAHLFAPDGRLVGRQAKSHLLPLEAAWGLMPGRELEVWELPWGRLAQPVCMDATYFETFRIARGLGADVVVIPSANPERPYNEWTATRGIWPRVQESQVYGIQASLVGDFLGVGLSGKSGLFAPLALSPRGDGVLARLEDPYGEGVAAAVFDLEALDEFRARHPLAGRLNRPVLERLLEAYSRLG
- a CDS encoding bifunctional folylpolyglutamate synthase/dihydrofolate synthase, translated to MEARRRLAALLEKAPRFAPVPGLESMSRLAAALGRPERRLRVIHLAGTNGKGSTAAMLASILAAAGRRVALFTSPHLVAWEERLRLDGQPVGPGELLQALERVLAADAATAAAGESPLLQSELLTAAAWWLAERRGADWLVQETGLGGRYDPTNAVEAPRAVVWTPVHLDHTRLLGRSIARIAADKAGIAKAGAVAVSARQKPAARAALEAATAVVGGRLRLLGRDFRLGRVRLLDGLAPGDRLGGVAFDYRGPSWRLEELRLPLPGFHQAENAAVAVAVAEALAEQGDGPGPEAVRAGLARVRWPGRLQLWREGGRLWILDGAHNPHAARALAGWLEAAGGVAWTVLAVGREKAAGGLVAALAPAGGRLLPVTALEDGFPLQPAARLARLWRMAGGEAALEPAASPAEAFARLRALASPGERLLVTGSLHLVGAWLRLLRPAGASGPLGLGAAALDDAAQLHVAQP